The DNA region TTTGAATTATGGAAAAGAAACTCTTCTGAATGTggatattttgatatttattagccTAACTATTGACTTTCTATAGGTTATACGGGTTTGGGATCCAAGAACTGGTTCAAAAGTTCTAAAGCTTAGAGGGCATACCGACAATATCAGGGCTTTGCTTCTTGATTCCACAGGAAGGTGTGTACTTTTTTTGTATCCTAAGACCAATGCGATTATGTTTCTTAGCTTTCTACTTTTTGGTGTTATTGATCTATTTATTCATTTCAATTGGATTCATGTGAATGTATCATGCAATACAGGATATCATTGGCACTGTCTACTTCAAGACTAATAATAGTAACTACTAAACTGTGTATTAATATGTCTCTGCaggtttttttttcttgattttttggAACTTTACAAATGCAAGTTATCTCTATGATTTTTGGCTTCTACTCAAGGATCCAATGATTAGTGCTATTGCAATGCAAAAACTCTCCCTTTATGGGATTTCAAAAAGTTCtgaatttatattaattaatcttacactttttttttttgctgattggactcatttgatGTTACTTTCTTATTTTGGAATTATTGTTTGACATAAAAGGgcaacccggtgcacgaagctcccgccatgtggGGTCCCGGGGAATTATTGTTTGACATCatgatgaaaattttgtttgTTAATCTATGTTGCAGATTCTGCCTATCAGGTTCATCTGATTCAATGATCCGGTAAGACATACCCTTATTATTAAATTCTCTTCAATTTGGTTTGGATTTCAGGCATCAATTTTTTTCCCCTCCATTTCATGGATTATCTATCAATAAGCTTTTGCTTTATCCTTAAATTGGTAGTTATTTTTTTGGTCGTCATTGTTTTCTGTAGTCTATGGGATCTTGGTCAGCAACGCTGTGTGCATTCTTATGCTGTCCATACTGATTCTGTATGGGCTCTTGCCAGCAACCCAGCATTCACACATGTTTACAGTGGTGGGAGAGACCAATCTGTAAGTATAAGAATTCTCACACCTGCCCTTTCTAAAAAATGTTATTTGTTCCCTAATCTGCACACTGTATGATTCTGTTTTTGTTAGTTGTACCTGACAGACTTGTCTACAAGAGAGAGCCTTTTGCTCTACACAAAAGAAGAACACCCTATTTTACAGATGGCCTTACAGGATGATAGTATATGGATTGCGACTACAGCTTCGTCTGTACATAGGTTGCCAGCTGAAGGACAAAATCCACAAAAAGTTTTAGAAAGAGGCGGTTGCTTTTTAGCGGGAAATTTGTCTTTCACAAGGGCAAGAGCTTCTTTGGAAGGATCAGCCCCCGTAAGTCATAGTTTCCACTGAACTCTATGAATATTGCTCCTACAAAGTGCTTTTGGCTATTAATTTAAGTAATCTCTTAAATTTGTCTCATTGGAACAACAACCCATATGATAGCCTATATATGGGTAAGAGGTGCATGGCAGTCTAATAGTTTCTAGTAGTGATTGTGTTCAGTATTTTGACCCTGCTTCTATTTTTTGGAACTAGTCCCTAGGAATCGTTATTTACTTTCAGTCCTATTCATTTGAGTTTAATTATCTTATGAAGGATCTGAATAAACCCTTCCTTTTGTAGGTTCCTTTATACAAAGAACCATCTTTCACCATTTCTGGAATACAAGGTATTGTAAAATATGAAATCTTGAACAACAAAAGACATGTGCTGACCAAGGTGAATATGATGTTCTGTCTTATAAATTTTCAATGCACTTTTAGTTTTAATCATTTTGATAGTTGGTTAACTTCTATGCCTCTATTTTGACCTTGCAAACTAGTGACATTTTTACAGGATACAGCAGGTTCAGTTAAACTGTGGGAGATTACCAAGGGTGTTGTGATTGAGGACTATGGCAAGGTTCTTGCATACTTAGGATTACTTTACCATATGTCATAATTAAACAAGGGTTCGAGAATATATTGGGTGTTTGTGCATTAATACACTGACAGGAAATCCATCTAactattctgcatttcttttcgCACTTGGCAGGTTtcttttgatgaaaagaaagaaGAGTTATTTGAAATGGTGCATTTtcatgcatgaatcatgtttgATGTCAATGCTCATTTTCTCATGTTATCTTCAACATCTAAGAAACCTTTTGATGTTTATTATTTGTAGGTGAGTGTACCTGCATGGTTTACAATGGACACACGACTTGGAAGTTTGTCTGTCCATTTGGAtactcctcaaagcttttctgCTGAGATGTATGCCATGGACTTGAATATGTCAGGAGCACCAGAAGATCTCAAGGTAAAACATTTAACCATTTTTTGTACTATTTGAAACTGACTTTAGTTTCGTAAAGCAACCATCTCTTGGCGATTGAAAATTACTGCTTAATTAAAATAGGGTCACTAAACTAGATGTGAATATGCTATATGACGGACCcaagtttttttctttttttttttcgaacACTATTGAGGTGATCTCACATTTGAATTCTCCAGATAAACCTAGCTCAGGAGACACTCCGTGGTTTGTTGGTTCATTGGATGGCTAAAAGAAGGCATAAAGCTGGGTCACATGCTTCATCTAATGGAGATGCTACATCTACAAATGATGTTGTCAAAAATCACCCACACTCAAAAATTGTAGTGGATGATGGTTCAGACAACTACAATTTTGGTATTCTCCCTTCTTTTGAATTTTCTACAGTTTCACCTCCATCAATAGTTACAGAGGGTTCACATGGAGGTCCATGGAGAAAGAAGATCACAGATTTAGATGGAACAGAAGATGAGAAGGATCTTCCTTGGTGGTGTATGGAATGTGTTTTAAATGGCCGATTGCCTCCAAGAGAAAATACAAAGTAACACATCAACTTTTATTGTGTTTTCTGCTCACAAAATTTTCGTTCTTTTCACTTTTCTGCCCCCATTATATTTGTTATATTTGCTTAAACACATAAACATATGTCTTGCATAGTGAGTTTGACTCTCTTCTTTCCTTCATTTGTAGTTAAATATATTCCTCCAAAGTTAattattattatgttcattttttttttcttagttgAAGAACTAAAGGAGGCTTGGCTTTGTTCTCTAAACCACTTTGTTATAGAAGTTTCAACTGCATGTCTGAAGAACACAGGTTAAAGTGACTATCAAAGTTGCTGGTTCTCCTATATGACTGACTACTTACAATTAGCAAACTATAGTCGAAGTTCTCATTATAGATGAATAAactatttttctcaataaaagaGGCTACATTTTAACTACTACCTTTGCCTCATCTTTTTCCATACATTTCTTTTACTTCACTTGTTAGCTGGATCCCTGTGGATTCATGCTTAAATTTCATTATGGAATAAGTTTCTATTTGTTTTACCTCCAAACTTCCATAAGACTATACTTATTCTTTTTCAGATCAGTTTCATTACTCAGCTATTATTTGTAGAGATGATTTATATGTGTCATGTTGTTAAGAATGAGAAATCAGATTATTTACATGTGTGCATGAGATAATGTGTAGGTTGTTTTACTTTTCTCAATAACCTTTTTGCCTATATGTCTTTTATTCTTCATTATTAGGTGTAGTTTTCATTTGCAAGCTTGCGAAGGTTCCAATATGCAAATAATAACACAAGGCAAATTGAGTGCGCCACGGATACTGAGGATTAACAAAGTAAGTAATAATGTTTAGTAGTTAATCTTTGTCATACTTCAAAAATACATGATTGTTGTACGAGTTATGTAGGAATCTTTTCTGCACCAAGTTTTTGTAATCCAATCTTGTAGATTCTGAACTGGTTCTTGCGTGCATGGCAGTCCTCATTCCTGTATTCACCGATATCATAAACATCCACTTGGATCCATTTTTGCCTGAAACTTTCTTTCAAGTTAAAATGCAGCGAATCATTATATTACATATTAAAAAAAgtaatttgttgcaaaaattagGTTAACTATTTGATCGGTGCTATGTTAATTGCAATTTTGAAACACACTAAAGCTAGCCATTAAGTTTTAACTACTTAATTGTGTATCCTTTCCTCTAATAAAGTGATCCTAAATTTGCCATACAAAACATCCATGAGATACATGGGTGCATGTTGATATTCCTTAATAACTTCTCTTCAATATTACATTTTACAGGTGATAAATTATGTACTGGAAAAGATGGTTCtcgacaaaccattggaaggtggAAGCTCTGATGGCTCATCTGGTTTGGGATTGAGTACAAGACAGTCTCAGGTTTCTTCAATCGGAGATGTCTCCCTCCGATCAGGGATGAAACCTTGGCAAAAGACAAAGCCAAGCATGGAAATCTTGTGCAATAACCAGGTAATCTCCACGAAggccacatttttttttttaatttttagattcaTATATCAACATACAAATATCATCGTGTTCACTCTTCTTCAATAACTTTCTACTCTTTCGGCACGGCAGGTACTGTCACCCGAAATGAGTTTGGCCACAGTTCGAGCATATATATGGAAGAAGCCAGAAGACTTGATCTTGAACTACAGAGTGGCGcagaacaaatagaaaacttgtaaattagatttaaaaatacACAGCCGATGCCACTCAGTTGTTGTTTGTTTGTCCATTAACATGAATAAACAAACTATTTTGAAACTATAAGTGTTGTATTAATAGGTGAATGCCCGGGTCTTATAAATTGTCATATATTTTTGGAACAATTGTGTAATTAAAGGAGTGCTGAATCAACTGACAAGAGAGCTAACATTGTATCAAGGAATAAGATTTTTTCCTGCCTCCCGGGGCATGGTGCGGTGGTGAGAGATGGAGTGTTCTTCCATGTAATAAGGGTTTAATTTTTACACTCAACATTCTACGTCTGCATTGTTCGAATTATTTGTGATATTGGAATGTTATGTTAGGAGCTACTTGCACTTTCTGGATTTAACTTAGTGGTTGATGGGAGTTTTCTGGAATAGGATCGATCGTCTTTAGGATTAATTTAATCACAAGAATTGAATACTAGATtattaaaagataaaaataaGGTTGTTCCCAATCATCATCACAACtaaaatatgataaaataaaTACATCCTCTTTTAATTTGAATATAACAATTTATGTCCTCATGAAATGTCTATCTAGAAGGTAGAAGGTAGCAGACTTGTTACAATAGAACAAAATCAATTCTTGACGGACATGTTTTAAAGGAAAAAATTTCTCCCACCTTTTAATTAACTTGATAGTCGATTTTAAATTGActcataatttattttctttcatgtAATCTAGGAATGAATTTAGGAATGAATTGTGACTAACATGAACACCTTCTACTAGGATTCAATATAATGATTTATAAGTAATTATTTTAAGGATACGACTAACAGCCATAAATATCACCTgatggttttattttttattttcatttttttaaaaagaaatgtaTATATGCTTCGGCCATCACGTATTTGTGGGCTGGCCCATCGGCTGCCAAATCACCCTTCACGGAGAGGAGCGAAGGCGGAGCGATTTCACGGGCCAAATCCCTCCAAGTCACCCTCAACTGAGAGTGAATTGATTTCACGGAACAGGAGAGAGGTCGCCCTCGCTCTCCGGCCAAAATTTGAAACCGGGCACCGCCATGGGAGGGACGGGAGCTCCTCACTGATTAGGGCGAGCGAGATGGAGAAGGGTATGGTCTCAATCGACCGGTGGAACGAGGGGAGCCAGGCGTACTTCCTCACGCACCTCCACGATGACCACACCGCGGGCCTCTCCGCCTCCTGGCGCCGCGGCCCGCTCTTCTGCTCCCCCATCACGGCCAGCCTCCTCCCCTTCAGGTTTCGCGGGTTCGACGTCTCCTTGCTTAGGGTTATCGAAGTCGGCGCCACCCGAGCCCTCGATCTCGTCTCCCCCACCTCCAGAGCACCGGTGCGGGTTCTCGTCACGCCCATCGATGCCCACCACTGCCCCGGTACTCTATCTCTCGTTCCTCAACTTATCACCTCCCAGTTACAGTTTACGATGGAGCTTGGTGGAAAAGATGGTAGAATTTCTTAATGGTGTTTACTCTTTATCAACTCAGTTTTGGATGAATCAGTTAGTCAGAATTGTGGCGTCGAAAGATAAGATTGGGTCTCTTATTATCTGGTGCGAATTAGCTATATAAAGATTCTCATTACAGTAAAATCATTGACATATTTAATATATGTAGTGTTATCCTAGTGGTGCTTCGACAGCATTTCaaacttttgatttttttttttttttttttaccatccCATCTTTTATAGTAGTTATATTGATGGTTACTCAAAACTTCTTTACTCTAGATTCAGTTATGAATGAGTAATTGGATGGTTACTCAAAATTTTGATGCTAAAAATTGGATGGTTAGACTATATAGTACTATGATGTCGTGATCTTCAATATCATTCCAAACTTTGGATTTTGGTACTGTTCGATCATTGTTGGACATTGATTTCTAGGAAGGACGGCTTGTGTTAACAATGCATGTGATTTATTAGGTGCTCTGATGTACTTGTTTCATGGAACATTTGGATGGGTGCTGTATACTGGAGATTTTAGGTGGGAACTTTCATCTGAAAGGTCACAATTGGCAAAGAGGATGCTTCTTGATGTTCTCCAAGGCAATGCAATTGATGTCCTTTATATGGATAACACCTACTGCAATCcatctttttcttttcctcctcgAGAAGTAGCTACTAAGCAAGTATGTTTTCTGTTCTATGTTTTATAGAATGTCAACAAGTGTGTAGAACCTGAACTACTGTATTGCCTGGTACATGAGCGCAGAGAACTAGTAGAATTCTGCACTATTAAGCTGGTCAGATAATATATATTCATAAAAATTGGCATATTGTGCACATTTACTTTATCTATTAACATGTATCATTGTAGGTTCATTGAACCATCAAGAAACTCCGAGTAAAAGCTTGCCGAATTGTTCTGTGTCTTAGCGTCTGTAGCTACAAGTATAGTTTGTAATGGTTATTTTGTCAGATAAGTTACTAGATTTGTTACAACTCTAGCCAGATATGACTTTATTAATTTTTAGAAAGAGGctctaattttccttttttttctttcgaGTTTCAAGATAAGGATCGACTTAATAGATCAGCCCTTTATTTTCTGGATTAGGAGTGTGTGCGCGCGCTTCATGACAGTGGAAGTCTTCAGCTAACCAAGTGTCTGCTTCTCTGGTTGCctattaagtttttatttaatattattgtgTAACAGTTATTGATTATGGAAGTAATTGAATATAAAAATGTTAATATTACAGAACAGATTAAGCAGGTAAAAAAACTGAAAGATCAAGTACTGGATTCTTTTACTCGTCCAGGGAAATGATTCTCTTACTCTATCAAAGAAATGATTGTTCACTCTTTGCATATTGGAATATTACTTGTTAGAAGAGTCAATGAAACTCAAAACATGAAAAAGACAATTTCTTTGAGAGCATCTTTTATTCTGATTTCACTTAAATcaattccttctttttttttttatttgcttacTGCTCAGGTGTGGCTATTAAGTTCCTAGTTAATTTGGGTGTGATATTGGCAGGTAATTGATATAATTGTTACGCATCCTGACCATGACATCGTCATTGGTATCGATAATCTTGGAAAAGAAGAGCTACTCGTCAATATATCCAAAGCTCTGAATATAAAGGTTTGCTAATTTATTTTCTGCAATCAAGACCATTTTTATGTTATTGTCTAAGGTTCATGTGAAGTTTCTGTATTCTTGCATTCCCGTCTTGCTCTTGAACGTTTGTATACAAGTTTGATTCATGTGAAGTTGCTGCATTTCCTCTGTGATTATACATATAGATGCACACAAACATATATATTAGATAAGTTGCAACTGATTGCTATTAGCTTTGGTGTTTCCTCTTCAGATTCGTGTCTGGCCTGAACGTTTGCGAACCATGCACCTTCTTGGATACAAGGACGTATTCACAACAAACACTTCTCTCACAAGAGTACGAGCTATTCCTAGATATAGTTTTACCTTTGAAACAATTGATGGATTGAATCAGTTGCGTCCCACCATTGGAATTATGCCTTCTGGTTTACCATGGCTGTTAGACGCCTCAAAAAACACCACTCTTTACGCATCTCCTCTAAAGAGTCATCAGTCCGAAGCTTCCCCAGACCTGCTACAACACATGCCGCATGCTAGAAAGTTGAAGCATAATGCCTACTGTGTTCCATATTCTGAGCACTCATGCTTCTCTGAGATTGCAGAATTCATCAAGGTATTGCAGCCATCCAATATTTCTGGGATTGTCTCTTCAACCTATATTTATATCAACCCTCGTTACTACTTCAGTCATGTAGACCGATATCTCTCTGACAAATCATGTGAGAGCTTTAAATCTGAAGTCAACCAAATGGGATCATCCAGTGGATGCCAACCTTCTTTGAAAGTGAGAAAAGAATGGAAGATCAAATATGTTAGTCCGAGGCCAAGTGTGCTTGTAAGACGAGTCTCTAGATTGCCAAGGGCAAGGCGTGGTGCAAAGATTGAGGAAAGTGACTCGCGTTCGGGTTCTTAAGAATCTATGATTGTTCATGCTTTCGATAGAGCTGTCTACAAACAATTTAtcgacactttttttttttttgcttcttgtTGGTAAACAATGTGCAAGACAGTATGAAATGCGGATGAAGGATTGGAATGCTTGTTGTAGTTGAATTCAGAAAAGGAATTGAATGTTATGTGGTCCGGTCGAGCATGACTAGAATTGTGTGGGGGCTGTTTGTGCAGGTTGAGTCAGCCTTGTCTGTGCCGGGATTGGTATGGTTTGgtttgatttgtattttttttgttgttgttgtgctTAGTctcgagttttaagttatggtacactggaaagagtaaaacaagaaatggagtgggtattattgtagatagtttgttaaaggatgaagttgtaggagtagttagaaaaggggatagaattatagcgcttaagataatagtggcgaaagaaactatgaacataattagcgtatatgcatcacaagtaggattagatgaagctaccaaattaagatTTTGGGAAgatttagatgaaatattacaaaatatttcaccaaatgaaaggattttaatagaaggtgatctaaatgggcatgtcggagtgaaaaatgaggaatatgagagagtacatgggagctatgggtttggaacgaggaatgaggaagggaaaactatattagattttgcgatagcatatgaccttatattagctaatacgttttttaagaaaagagaagaatacttagtcacattcaaaagtgggaataataaatcgcaaattgactttcttatagttaggaagaaggatagaaagatttgtaaagattgcaaagtcatccctggagaaagcttaactacccaacatagggtagtagtgttggatatacgccttaaacatagtatcaatagaaagaaaatatatacaattcctagaattaagtggtcgaagttaaaggatgggaagcaacatatatttaaggagaagatagaagtacaagcattaggtgaaatatatgatgactctaatacaacatgggataagatggtatcaaagttaaaaatagtagctaagagtgtcctcggtgagtcaaaggggcatgcaccgctaagtaaagaatcttggtggtggaatgagaaaatgcaagagaaagtgaaggaaaaaacgaatagcttataaggaattatatatttgtaagaatgaggaaaacttaaaaaaatatacaatagccaagaaagaagctaagacagtggtgagtgaagcaaaaaatgaaacttttgaacggttatatcaaaaattggatacaaaagaaggggaaagagacatttatagaatagctaaagtgagagaaagaaaaacaagagatcttagtcaaataaaatgtattaaagatgaatgtaatagggtattagtaagcgatggagaaataaaagagcggtggaagaggtattttcatcaactttttaatgaaggtttaggagaccaacttaacttgggtaatttaattaggtcaaatgagcatcgaaattttaatttttatcgtagaattcaaacttcagaagtaaaacaaactttaaatgagatgcacaatggaaaagccgttggaccagatgatatttcgatagaggtgtggaagtgcttagggaaacaaggtattgaatggcttataaaattatttagcatgatattgaaaatgaaaaaaaatgtctgatcaatggaagataagtactctagttcccttatataagaataagggagacgtacaaaattgtgcaaactataggggtattaaactaatgagtcatactatgaaactttgggaaaaagtaatagaaaaaagattaaggaaggagatcacagtgacagaaaatcaatttgggtttatgcctggaaggtcgacaatagaagctatacatcttcttagacaattaattgaaaaatatcgggagcaaaaacaagatctacatatggtattcattgacttagaaaaagcgtatgatagagtcccaagagaaattatatggcgaattttagaa from Zingiber officinale cultivar Zhangliang chromosome 4B, Zo_v1.1, whole genome shotgun sequence includes:
- the LOC121975719 gene encoding WD repeat-containing protein 48-like isoform X3, producing MHRVASAGNTSNSTRPRKEKRLTYVLNDADNTKHCAGVNCLAVLNSSTPGSCDYLFTGSRDGTLKRWSLSKNDATYSATFESHVDWVNDAVMAGSNLVSCSSDTTLKIWNPLSDGVCTRTLRQHSDYIICLAAAEKNSNIVASAGLGGEVFIWDIDAALHPIAKFVDPKEDEHSNGTVGPPISSLRGISTGNNISFHNNQSGGYCPITAKGHKESVYALAMNTSGTLLVSGGTEKVIRVWDPRTGSKVLKLRGHTDNIRALLLDSTGRFCLSGSSDSMIRLWDLGQQRCVHSYAVHTDSVWALASNPAFTHVYSGGRDQSLYLTDLSTRESLLLYTKEEHPILQMALQDDSIWIATTASSVHRLPAEGQNPQKVLERGGCFLAGNLSFTRARASLEGSAPVPLYKEPSFTISGIQGIVKYEILNNKRHVLTKDTAGSVKLWEITKGVVIEDYGKVSFDEKKEELFEMVSVPAWFTMDTRLGSLSVHLDTPQSFSAEMYAMDLNMSGAPEDLKINLAQETLRGLLVHWMAKRRHKAGSHASSNGDATSTNDVVKNHPHSKIVVDDGSDNYNFGILPSFEFSTVSPPSIVTEGSHGGPWRKKITDLDGTEDEKDLPWWCMECVLNGRLPPRENTN
- the LOC121975719 gene encoding WD repeat-containing protein 48-like isoform X1; its protein translation is MHRVASAGNTSNSTRPRKEKRLTYVLNDADNTKHCAGVNCLAVLNSSTPGSCDYLFTGSRDGTLKRWSLSKNDATYSATFESHVDWVNDAVMAGSNLVSCSSDTTLKIWNPLSDGVCTRTLRQHSDYIICLAAAEKNSNIVASAGLGGEVFIWDIDAALHPIAKFVDPKEDEHSNGTVGPPISSLRGISTGNNISFHNNQSGGYCPITAKGHKESVYALAMNTSGTLLVSGGTEKVIRVWDPRTGSKVLKLRGHTDNIRALLLDSTGRFCLSGSSDSMIRLWDLGQQRCVHSYAVHTDSVWALASNPAFTHVYSGGRDQSLYLTDLSTRESLLLYTKEEHPILQMALQDDSIWIATTASSVHRLPAEGQNPQKVLERGGCFLAGNLSFTRARASLEGSAPVPLYKEPSFTISGIQGIVKYEILNNKRHVLTKDTAGSVKLWEITKGVVIEDYGKVSFDEKKEELFEMVSVPAWFTMDTRLGSLSVHLDTPQSFSAEMYAMDLNMSGAPEDLKINLAQETLRGLLVHWMAKRRHKAGSHASSNGDATSTNDVVKNHPHSKIVVDDGSDNYNFGILPSFEFSTVSPPSIVTEGSHGGPWRKKITDLDGTEDEKDLPWWCMECVLNGRLPPRENTKCSFHLQACEGSNMQIITQGKLSAPRILRINKVINYVLEKMVLDKPLEGGSSDGSSGLGLSTRQSQVSSIGDVSLRSGMKPWQKTKPSMEILCNNQVLSPEMSLATVRAYIWKKPEDLILNYRVAQNK
- the LOC121975719 gene encoding WD repeat-containing protein 48-like isoform X2, giving the protein MHRVASAGNTSNSTRPRKEKRLTYVLNDADNTKVNDAVMAGSNLVSCSSDTTLKIWNPLSDGVCTRTLRQHSDYIICLAAAEKNSNIVASAGLGGEVFIWDIDAALHPIAKFVDPKEDEHSNGTVGPPISSLRGISTGNNISFHNNQSGGYCPITAKGHKESVYALAMNTSGTLLVSGGTEKVIRVWDPRTGSKVLKLRGHTDNIRALLLDSTGRFCLSGSSDSMIRLWDLGQQRCVHSYAVHTDSVWALASNPAFTHVYSGGRDQSLYLTDLSTRESLLLYTKEEHPILQMALQDDSIWIATTASSVHRLPAEGQNPQKVLERGGCFLAGNLSFTRARASLEGSAPVPLYKEPSFTISGIQGIVKYEILNNKRHVLTKDTAGSVKLWEITKGVVIEDYGKVSFDEKKEELFEMVSVPAWFTMDTRLGSLSVHLDTPQSFSAEMYAMDLNMSGAPEDLKINLAQETLRGLLVHWMAKRRHKAGSHASSNGDATSTNDVVKNHPHSKIVVDDGSDNYNFGILPSFEFSTVSPPSIVTEGSHGGPWRKKITDLDGTEDEKDLPWWCMECVLNGRLPPRENTKCSFHLQACEGSNMQIITQGKLSAPRILRINKVINYVLEKMVLDKPLEGGSSDGSSGLGLSTRQSQVSSIGDVSLRSGMKPWQKTKPSMEILCNNQVLSPEMSLATVRAYIWKKPEDLILNYRVAQNK
- the LOC121975720 gene encoding 5' exonuclease Apollo-like isoform X1, with the protein product MEKGMVSIDRWNEGSQAYFLTHLHDDHTAGLSASWRRGPLFCSPITASLLPFRFRGFDVSLLRVIEVGATRALDLVSPTSRAPVRVLVTPIDAHHCPGALMYLFHGTFGWVLYTGDFRWELSSERSQLAKRMLLDVLQGNAIDVLYMDNTYCNPSFSFPPREVATKQVIDIIVTHPDHDIVIGIDNLGKEELLVNISKALNIKIRVWPERLRTMHLLGYKDVFTTNTSLTRVRAIPRYSFTFETIDGLNQLRPTIGIMPSGLPWLLDASKNTTLYASPLKSHQSEASPDLLQHMPHARKLKHNAYCVPYSEHSCFSEIAEFIKVLQPSNISGIVSSTYIYINPRYYFSHVDRYLSDKSCESFKSEVNQMGSSSGCQPSLKVRKEWKIKYVSPRPSVLVRRVSRLPRARRGAKIEESDSRSGS
- the LOC121975720 gene encoding 5' exonuclease Apollo-like isoform X2 encodes the protein MEKGMVSIDRWNEGSQAYFLTHLHDDHTAGLSASWRRGPLFCSPITASLLPFRFRGFDVSLLRVIEVGATRALDLVSPTSRAPVRVLVTPIDAHHCPGALMYLFHGTFGWVLYTGDFRWELSSERSQLAKRMLLDVLQGNAIDVLYMDNTYCNPSFSFPPREVATKQVIDIIVTHPDHDIVIGIDNLGKEELLVNISKALNIKIRVWPERLRTMHLLGYKDVFTTNTSLTRVRAIPRYSFTFETIDGLNQLRPTIGIMPSGLPWLLDASKNTTLYASPLKSHQSEASPDLLQHMPHARKLKHNAYCVPYSEHSCFSEIAEFIKSCRPISL